In the Rhea pennata isolate bPtePen1 chromosome 4, bPtePen1.pri, whole genome shotgun sequence genome, cagcaaagtgagGCTGtaagagaggagaaagatgcTGCTGGAGGAAGTCCAGAGCAGGTGGAGTTCGGAGAAGCTCTTGGTCTCTACAGCCACCAGGATGTAGGCGATGATAAGCTGGGTGAAGAGCCAGGTTGCAGCAGAGTAGAGGAGCTTTGCACCATGGGAGGAAGCCCAGGCACGGAGGAAAGGGTGGATATGGTAGTCAGCCTCCACCATGATGGCCccacacaggaaaacaaagacCTGCCCAGGCCGGAGACCATGCCACCAGGCGGAGAGGGCGAAGGTGGCAAAGAGTGGCTGGACTGGGCAACGCTGGAATATGAGTCTCCTCAGCCAATGGGATATGGTCTTGTTCCAGGTTCGAGCAAAGACAGCCACACGGTTGGTGGTCTCCAACATCCACAGGTCACTGCCTGAAAGGTCACCCTGGCCTGCCTCTGGCCCGAAGCCTGCTGCCTCAAGGAGGGCCTCATCCAGCATCCAGTGTGAATAGTAGGCCAGCTTCAAGAGCAGGGCTTGTGTCCACATGCTGTGCACACAGCTGAGGCCAGTGCAGCCCTGCATGGTGGCTAACAGGCCCTCTAGCCCTGCGCGCAGTGCCTGCAGAACCAGTGCACAGAGGCATCTCCGGCCAGCAGCCCCCAGTGGGCAGTGGGAAGTGCTTGAGAACTCAATCTGGGCCTGAAACCTCTTGAAGGAGCACAGGGAAGCTCCTAGGAAGGCtggaaaaaagagcaagtaGCTACAGAGAGGCAGTGCTCGCTGTAGAAACCCTTGGCACAGTCCTTTCATGAATATCCGGGGCCAGAGATGTAACTTTCTGAGTCAGCAGCATGGTGGCAGAGAGGATGATAGCTGACCTGGAAGGAAAGTACCCAGGACCTGCTGTGAGTCTTTTGGAGGGAGCGTTAGAGGAACAGCAGCAGGGGTGTACATGGAAACCTGTTTCCCACACCCCCAGCGTGCACAGACGATGTGGCGAGGGGAGCCCAGCTGCTGGGGAACAGCAAGCTTGCTTGGCTCAGGGGCTCTCTGCCCTTCTGAAATGCCCTGGAGGGCTCTCAGAAGGGGACAGGAGGAAGGTGGTGCTGGAGGGGTTACCTGATGCCGTGTGGGTCTAGCTCCTGGCTTCTCAGGCCCAGATGGCAGAGCGTCTGCCAGGACATCTGGAGGCTGAAGGCCCAGGTGTGGGCACGTGCTGGGCTGACGGAGAGGAGGACGAGCACAGAGCCAGCCGCAGGGATGAAGAGCAGCAGGGTGTAACTGCCCATGGCTGTGCTGGCAAGGAGGCATCCTCCAGCAGGCGGGGAGACGTACCTGGAAAGGAAAGGGTGCCTTTGGCGGGCTGTTAGGAGAAATGAGGCTTGAAACTCCTGCTCCAGTGTTGACAGTAGGGTATCACTCAGGCCCAGCAGCCTCCCTGGTACCCCTATAGTTTGTCCCTTAGCCTTCCATAGGGCCAGGAGGCCATTGGGGCCATTGTGGCTGCAAGTGGCAATGGGGGGGAACTGGGACCAGTGTTGCTGGCCCTGCTCCCCATCCTAGCCATGCCCAAAGCAGTCCCCATGCTCTGCCTTGCTCTGTTGCCCATGTGCCCATCCTGATACAGCCCTAAACCTCTCTCTGGCAAAACAGGACTGTCAGACCACGTACCGGGCAGTTGGAGAGAGCCGCCCTGAAGCACTGAGGTAACGGAAGAGAGCAGCGAAGGGGAAAGCTGCCAGCTGGTACAAGGCCAAGGGGCAAAGGACAAGCACGTTTGCCCAGTGCATCAAGCCACTTGCTTCTTCAGCGTCCTCTGATGCCTAGGGAAAGGACTGAGCTGTAGGCTGGTCTGGCTCCTTTATATGTAGCAGGACCACAccacaaactgaaaaaacaaagcaaaaaaaaaaaaaaaaaagaaaaaaacaaaaaaaaacaaaaacaaaaaaaaaaacaaagcgGGCCAAGGAAACAGGTATCTGCAGGAAGAGGAGCACAGTGTTTGCGTTTGTCAGTGCTGACTCCTTAAAGCACCTCTGGCCCAAGGTTTGTGTGCAGATGGAAAAAATTTAGACGTGGTGTTTGCTCTGCCAGAAGCTTGAGCCATTGCCCTGGCGTGATAGCGAGCCACCAAGATAAGAGCCTCCTTGGGTTGCCATGTGCATCAAGCTGGGATGTATTTCAGAGCAGATCTTCAGTCATCTCCAGAGATTTATCAGGCTTGGTCCTTCCTCTCAGCTCAGACCTTCACCCTCAGGAGCTGTGGCTTTCTCCCAGCTCTTGCCTCGCTTGTCATGGGGTGGCAGTGGAGACCTCCTGGTATTTACACCCCTGGTCACCGAGAGGAGAAGACGggccctgctgctctgcaacaGGGCCCCAGTACTCAGACCAGGGCACCGAGCCTTTTCATTTACCAGAAATAGTTCTATGCTTCTGAAACAggttttcttcaagaaaataaacacaaacaaatgGAATCACTGAGCTACCTGTCACGGTAGAAATTAGCTGTTGCTGATTTTAAACTGCGCATTCATTCAAAAATACGCTACCTGGGAAGGCAAAAAGCTCTTCTTTTTGACCAGATGTGAAAAGTGATTTGAAAACTGATCTCTGGGGTGATCTGGAGCGAGTTACTATTGCTCCCCTAATGTCAGCTGCAGTATTTCATGTTAAACAGGCAGAAAATCCAAGAAAATCAGCCTGCAAGACTtcactttgt is a window encoding:
- the MBOAT4 gene encoding LOW QUALITY PROTEIN: ghrelin O-acyltransferase (The sequence of the model RefSeq protein was modified relative to this genomic sequence to represent the inferred CDS: inserted 2 bases in 1 codon) → MHWANVLVLCPLALYQLAAFPFAALFRYLSASGRLSPTARYVSPPAGGCLLASTAMGSYTLLLFIPAAGSVLVLLSVSPARAHTWAFSLQMSWQTLCHLGLRSQELDPHGIRSAIILSATMLLTQKVTSLAPDIHERTVXQGFLQRALPLCSYLLFFPAFLGASLCSFKRFQAQIEFSSTSHCPLGAAGRRCLCALVLQALRAGLEGLLATMQGCTGLSCVHSMWTQALLLKLAYYSHWMLDEALLEAAGFGPEAGQGDLSGSDLWMLETTNRVAVFARTWNKTISHWLRRLIFQRCPVQPLFATFALSAWWHGLRPGQVFVFLCGAIMVEADYHIHPFLRAWASSHGAKLLYSAATWLFTQLIIAYILVAVETKSFSELHLLWTSSSSIFLLSYSLTLLLLLTKKLRQN